Proteins encoded together in one Quercus lobata isolate SW786 chromosome 3, ValleyOak3.0 Primary Assembly, whole genome shotgun sequence window:
- the LOC115980801 gene encoding uncharacterized protein LOC115980801: MAVHSKDEALMCKVFSSSLGPVAMRWFNGLRANSIDSFKKLTRAFGARFVNCSRVPQPLGSLLSMSMQDEETLKAYSNKYWEMFNEIDGDHDDMAISTFKVSLPAEHDLRKSLTGKPVTSVRQLMDRIDKYRRVEEDQLQGKGKAKVIPQERKDFRSDHYNKAQLHF; encoded by the coding sequence ATGGCTGTCCATTCCAAAGATGAGGCTTTGATGTGTAAGGTCTTTTCGTCTAGTTTGGGCCccgtggcgatgaggtggttcaatggtttAAGGGCGAATTCCATTGACTCCTTTAAGAAGCTCACCCGAGCCTTTGGCGCTCGCTTTGTTAATTGTAGTAGGGTTCCTCAGCCTTTAGGCTCCTTATTATCTATGTCCATGCAGGACGAAGAGACTCTGAAGGCCTACTCAAATAAATATTGGGagatgtttaacgaaatagaCGGAGACCATGATGATATGGCCATTAGTACCTTTAAGGTTAGCCTCCCAGCCGAGCATGATTTGAGGAAATCTCTAACTGGTAAGCCTGTTACCAGTGTGCGTCAGCTTATGGATCGGATTGACAAGTATAGAAGGGTAGAAGAAGACCAACtgcaggggaaaggaaaggctaaggtgATTCCTCAGGAGAGGAAGGATTTCAGGTCAGACCATTACAATAAGGCACaattgcacttttag
- the LOC115982425 gene encoding ras-related protein RABA5e-like encodes MDEHSSGGEEYLLKTVLVGDSAVGKSNLLSRFARNSKATIGVKFQTQAVEIDGKEVKAQIWDTAGQERFRAVTSAYYRGAVGALIVYDITRTTETPTLSGCS; translated from the coding sequence atGGATGAGCATTCTTCAGGCGGTGAGGAGTACTTGTTGAAGACAGTTCTCGTTGGTGACTCTGCTGTTGGCAAGTCCAACTTGCTGTCACGCTTCGCCAGAAACTCCAAGGCCACCATTGGTGTCAAGTTCCAGACCCAGGCTGTGGAAATCGATGGGAAGGAGGTGAAAGCCCAGATCTGGGACACTGCTGGGCAAGAGCGTTTCAGGGCTGTCACTTCTGCTTACTATAGAGGCGCTGTGGGTGCTCTCATTGTCTACGATATCACTCGTACCACTGAGACTCCGACACTAAGTGGGTGCAGTTAG